Genomic DNA from Deltaproteobacteria bacterium:
TTCAGCAGACGGCTGTTCATCCTTCGCACAAGGAGTGATCGCAAACCCGGCGCACGGAGTCTTACCCCCTTTCGGTAATCGAAAACATGAACCTCATGCCCGCACCGTTTCAGCGCTTGTGCCGTGGACCATCCAAAGGAACTGTAGAAATGCACCGCAACAAGCAATATCTTCATTGAGCTTCCGCCTGATTCTCTTGAGGAACCCAATCATGGGACCGGTCGTCCGTGCCGGTTGCTCCGATCCGACGGATGATCTTCGCCGGATTACCGCCCACAAAACTCATCGAAGGGACATCCTTTGTCACCACGGCACCCGCCCCGACCACCGCACCGTCACCAATGGTCACCCCGGCCAGCACCATCGCATTCGATGCAATCCATACCCCTTTGCCGATCGTAATCGGCCGACAACGAACGACACGCCTCCTGTCTGCATCGAGACATTCCATATCATGATAGGGTGTGAGAAGCCGGACGTTGTGTCCGAAGAAAGAATGCGGTCCGATGGTGATCGTCGCCGAGTCATCACAGAAGGTGTTCTGAAGGGCAACGTGATCCCCCACGATCATGTTCCCCCACAAGAAGCGGAACCCCCGGGCAATCGTTACCTCCCGGCCGACATGAATATTGCGTCTTCGAAAACGGTGGGACATTGGATAAGTGAGCAATCTTCGAATCCACCCGGATAGTTTCACCCACACCGGCCTTTTGCCGGTGAACGATCGTAACCGGTGCGGACCGAAGCGTTGGCCGCAACTCCGGCAGATCCGGTCATCCCTTTCGTATTCTTCCATAGGAACCATTTTCGTACTTCCACATACAGGGCAACGATCCATCGTTTTCCTCATACACCGGGGGTCGAAACTTTCGCCGGCAGTAATTGCTGAAGGATGTTCCAATCTTCCCGGTCAAAGGTTCGGAGAAACAGGAGAACAATGACATAAACCGTGATTCCAAAAGGGATGGACAACAACAGGCTGTATTCACGAACACCATAAACGGCCATTCCCATCATACTGCTCCCGAGGATCGCCCGGAGCATGAAGGAGGAAATCTTCGGCACATAAACGTACTGCCGCACGGCCTTGTACGTGAGCGTCACCAGAATCACCTCCGTCAAAACGGTTGCCACACTGGCTCCTATAAACCCGTAAAAGGGGATCAGGATCAGGTTCATGACAACATTGACCGCCGCACAGATCACCATATTATAGGTTGTGCAAAGTTGCCGGTTGGCGGAATTCAGGAGATTCCCGAACATCGCCGTCACAAAAGACAAGGCCAGGGTCCAGCTCAGGATCTTCAGGGCCGATGCCGATGCCGCATAGTCGGCCCCGTAGAGCATACCGATAATCGGTTCCGCCAGCACCGCCAGTCCGGTCGCCATGGGGAACCCGATGAGAACGGAGTACTTCAGGGACCGTTCAAAAACTTTCTTCATTTTGTTCCTGTCCGTCTCGAAATATCTCGCGGTCATCGGGAAGAGGGCCTGGCTCAGCGCACCGGGGAGAAACATCAGGACTAGAACAATGTTATACGCCGCATTATAATAACCGACCACGGCCATACCGATCATCTTGGAGAGCATCACGGAATCGACGCGGGCAAAGATACGTACGAAAACACTCCCCATTCCGAACGAACAGCCCTCCCGGACAATTCTCCACCATTGATTGAGATGGAAGCGGAAAAAGATGATTGTAAACCGGGCCCTCAGGATATAAAAGGTCAACACGAAGTGAATCACATTGGCCGCCAGTACGGAAAAACAGAGGCCCACAACCCCATAACCGCTCATCAGAACAATGAGCCCGAAGGTGAGGACCAGTACACTACGCAGGACAGAGAGGATGGAACCGTATTCCATTCGTTCAAACCCCTGGAATACGGAAACCATGAGACCGCTGAAGGAATGAATCAGGTAGGCGGCTCCGAGGATGTAAACGATCCAACGAACTTCCGATCCATATCCGAGGAGCCGGGTAATGAATACGATGACCCCCAAGGTCAGCACGGTATAGACCAGTTTCAACGCAAAGAAATCGGTCAAAATGGACGAGAGTCCTTCCCGGTCTCTGGCAACATCACGAATCAACAATTTCGTCAGACCGAGATCCGCCCAGACCACCAGGATTTCCAGCAGCGCTTTCGCAAAGGCGTATTTTCCAAAATCGACGGCCCCGAGTTTTCGAGCCACGTATATAACGAGGACAAAGGAAAGCAGATTGATCAGAAGGATTTCCGCGGAGAGAAAGGAGGTATTTTTCGCAACGCGTCTTAAGGTACCCATATCACGA
This window encodes:
- a CDS encoding flippase, producing the protein MGTLRRVAKNTSFLSAEILLINLLSFVLVIYVARKLGAVDFGKYAFAKALLEILVVWADLGLTKLLIRDVARDREGLSSILTDFFALKLVYTVLTLGVIVFITRLLGYGSEVRWIVYILGAAYLIHSFSGLMVSVFQGFERMEYGSILSVLRSVLVLTFGLIVLMSGYGVVGLCFSVLAANVIHFVLTFYILRARFTIIFFRFHLNQWWRIVREGCSFGMGSVFVRIFARVDSVMLSKMIGMAVVGYYNAAYNIVLVLMFLPGALSQALFPMTARYFETDRNKMKKVFERSLKYSVLIGFPMATGLAVLAEPIIGMLYGADYAASASALKILSWTLALSFVTAMFGNLLNSANRQLCTTYNMVICAAVNVVMNLILIPFYGFIGASVATVLTEVILVTLTYKAVRQYVYVPKISSFMLRAILGSSMMGMAVYGVREYSLLLSIPFGITVYVIVLLFLRTFDREDWNILQQLLPAKVSTPGV